A stretch of DNA from Mycolicibacterium celeriflavum:
AAGATCAAGCCGTCCAATGCGTTCATCCGAAACATGGTCCGGTCGCACGGAGAGGCCATCCTCGTTCTCGGCACGCGAAAGGCCGAGAGCAGTGGACGCTCGCATCGCATGACTGCACTCGAGGCGCGACGGTCGAGAGATCTCTTGAGTCCCAACGACTCATTGCCAAACTGTTTGGTCTACTCACCGGTGGAGAATTGGTCGAACGACGATGTGTGGACGTTCCTGATGCAAACCGCTAACCCCTGGGGCTACTCGAATAAGGAACTCCTGACGATGTATCAGGGCGCATCGCCGGATGGCGAGTGCCCACTGGTCGTGGACTCCACTACGCCAAGTTGCGGCGACAGCCGGTTTGGTTGCTGGACATGCACTTTAGTCGACAAAGACAAGTCGATGTCGGCGATGATACAAAACGACGACGAGAAGGAGTGGATGCTTCCGCTATTGGAGCTACGCAACGCCCTCGACGTTGCCGACGATCGGCACCTCCGTGATTTCCGCCGGATGAATGGCTCCGTCCAGCTATTTCACGACAAGCCGATACCCGGTCCGTATACGCAGAGTGCCCGAGAGCAGTGGCTCACTCAACTCCTCGAGGCCCAAGCTTGGATCCGGGCCAACGGCCCTGAATATGTGCGATCACTCGAGCTGATTACCCTTGCCGAACTCGAAGAAATCCGCAGACACTGGGTAGTCGAAAAGCACGAGTTCGAAGACGCCCTCCCGCGGATCTATAAGGACGCCACCGGAAACGATTACCCAGGTCGCCCGCTAGACGAGCACCTGCCTCTGGGCGCAGAAGCGATTGAGGTCCTTAAAGAGGTCGTTGGGGACGATCGCCTGCATTTCGAACTCGTGCGCGAGCTGCTCGATGTGGAGCAGCGACACCGATCGCGGTCTCGTCGCGCTGGGCTGTTCGATTCACTCGAGAAGGCGCTTCGGCGCGGATTCTATGATGACGAAGTCGACGCCACCGCCCGCGCACTTAATCGTAAGGCTGCCTTCGATATTCGAAAGGGCGAAAGCGTAGACGAACCTGATCCGCTCGACGTGGCGGATGGTTTCGTCCGACCTGCGCAGTTAGGAGCCGCAGAGTGATCATCGACCAGCTCGTACTACATAACGTGGGCACCTTTGCGGGACGTAACACGATCGAGCTGACTCCCCCGTCTTCGAAGAAGCCGATCGTGCTCATCGGCGGACTTAACGGCGCCGGAAAGACGACGCTACTTGAAGCAATCCATCTCGTCCTCTATGGACCGCTCGCACAGACTGCTGCGAGGAAGTCTGGTAGCTACGAGAACTACCTGCGAGGGTTGATTCATCGCGGTGTGCACGCAAGCGAGGGCGCGGCTTTGGAGTTGACGTTTCATGCCCATCAAGAAGGCATCGAGCGCGAATATTGGATACGCCGCAGCTGGCGAAGTACGGGCGCGTCGATTCGCGAGATACTCCTAGTCTCGGTGGACGGAAAACATGATGAAGCGCTTACTTCGACGTGGAGCGAACACATCGAGGCGTTCCTCCCCCGCGGTATCGCGGGACTGTTCTTCTTCGATGGCGAACAGATTGAGGCGCTCGCCGATCTAGAGCGTTCACAGGAGGTGTTGTCGTCGGCGCTAGCATCTCTGATGGGCCTTGAGCTTGTCGACCGGTTGTCGACGGATCTCGCGGTTCTGCGAAAGCGTCATCAGAACGCCCAGGTACCAGAGAAGCTGCGCGAGGCCGTTGATTTCGGGCAGCAGGCGGTTACCGCTGCGCGCCAGGCCGAGGAGGCGGCGGCCCACGACATCGCCGGCGTGCGAGTCGAGGTAGAGAGAGCAGAGAAAGCGCTATTTGAGATCAACGAGCGCTATCACTCCGCCGGCGGTGATCTCCTTGAGCAACGCGACTCAGCCGAACGCTCAGCGGAGGGCCTTCGAACCGAAGTAGGGCGCATCGAAGAAGCGATCCGTCACGAGATGAGCGAGTCAGCACCGCTGCTTCTAGTCATCGAGCTGCTGCAGGGCATGTCGGCGCAGATTGAGTCGGAGTCTGAGGGTGAGCGGAATCGAGCGGTCGCGGATATATTGGCCAATCGCGACAGCGAGATCGTTCAAATGCTCGAGAAGGCGAGAATCGCGAAAGCGGTCCGGAATCAGGTAGAGCAATTTATGCAAGAGGATCGCCAGATCCGCGCGGCCGCAACGTCAGCCCCTGAAATCGTAGGCATCTCCGACACCGCGGTAGTCCGCCATCTCACCTCTTCGACACTTCCTGGCGCCGACAAGCGCCTACGCGAGCTGATCGAACTACGCAATGTGGCACGCGGAAAGCTCGAACAAGCAGAGCGCCTCC
This window harbors:
- the dndD gene encoding DNA sulfur modification protein DndD, whose product is MIIDQLVLHNVGTFAGRNTIELTPPSSKKPIVLIGGLNGAGKTTLLEAIHLVLYGPLAQTAARKSGSYENYLRGLIHRGVHASEGAALELTFHAHQEGIEREYWIRRSWRSTGASIREILLVSVDGKHDEALTSTWSEHIEAFLPRGIAGLFFFDGEQIEALADLERSQEVLSSALASLMGLELVDRLSTDLAVLRKRHQNAQVPEKLREAVDFGQQAVTAARQAEEAAAHDIAGVRVEVERAEKALFEINERYHSAGGDLLEQRDSAERSAEGLRTEVGRIEEAIRHEMSESAPLLLVIELLQGMSAQIESESEGERNRAVADILANRDSEIVQMLEKARIAKAVRNQVEQFMQEDRQIRAAATSAPEIVGISDTAVVRHLTSSTLPGADKRLRELIELRNVARGKLEQAERLLVAIPDDEAIGSLIGERTTAMADLERHRAALTVSEERLGLARQDRARAEAAYEATLEKAAGESLKADDQRRLVDHVDRVRTTLAELRLAASERHLGRISELVLDALGRLLRKDNLITQVDIDPKTNMVQLTGRNGVPLPASDLSAGERQLLATALLWGLARAAGQPLPVVIDTPLGRLDGSHREHLLERYFPFASHQVLLLSTDTEIDDDAYIRIQKYVGRSYRLVFDQAKNATSVASGYFWEQS
- the dndC gene encoding DNA phosphorothioation system sulfurtransferase DndC, producing the protein MKRQLPITPRKHSAFDELGYGSTIDALLDQTRELYLVDSVPWVVGYSGGKDSTAVLQLVWLALAGLPEKKRTKPVHVISTDTLVENPVVAAWVTHSLDVLAEQATAQNLPITPHRLTPSVTDTFWVNLIGRGYPAPRPKFRWCTERLKIKPSNAFIRNMVRSHGEAILVLGTRKAESSGRSHRMTALEARRSRDLLSPNDSLPNCLVYSPVENWSNDDVWTFLMQTANPWGYSNKELLTMYQGASPDGECPLVVDSTTPSCGDSRFGCWTCTLVDKDKSMSAMIQNDDEKEWMLPLLELRNALDVADDRHLRDFRRMNGSVQLFHDKPIPGPYTQSAREQWLTQLLEAQAWIRANGPEYVRSLELITLAELEEIRRHWVVEKHEFEDALPRIYKDATGNDYPGRPLDEHLPLGAEAIEVLKEVVGDDRLHFELVRELLDVEQRHRSRSRRAGLFDSLEKALRRGFYDDEVDATARALNRKAAFDIRKGESVDEPDPLDVADGFVRPAQLGAAE